The nucleotide window GATGGTGACGAGGTCCCGTCATCAACGATTTGAAGGTCAAGAGAGCCGGCCAAGCGCTGAAACGGGCCCCCCGTCATGAAGTCGATCCGCCTCACCGATAATCCCCAGGAGATCGATTGTCGCCATCATGGAATCAAGGGCCTCGTTGTGCGCACCGGGTTTGTACGCAAACGCTAATTCGAGCTCTCAGCCTGCTCAGCGGAATCGATGACCTCCGTGGCCGACTTGCGGCGACTGATGAATTCGCGCAGCAGCGGCAGGAAAAGGCTTTGCTGAAGCGACCGGTTGGCGGCTCAGGCTCAAGATAGAATGAATTTCCTACGATGTCGGTATTGAACTCATCGAAGATGATCCAAAGCCTGCGATCGGCATCGAGGCGGCACGGCGCTTTTCGATCACCGGCACTTCCACGGCAAACCGCGACGCCTCCGGCTGCTTGGTGGTGACGGGAAAGAAGAGAACCAAATCACCATCGGGCCGCGGTATTCTCACGCCGACGGCGACGGGCCGCTCTTTGCGTCCTTCCGTCTCTCCACGCACAGCCTCTCTCGCCCATAGATAGGGATAGCGTATAACGCTTGCGGTCTGGATCAGCTCGTGGTTCATGTGCGGCCTGCTTCGTCGTCGCCGGCGTAGGCCTCGACGGCGTTTTCGAACTCGGCAACCAGTTCATCGGGCATCGTCTCGATGGTCCCGGCAGTCCGCCGATCCGACTGCTTCATCAGCCGTTGGTAGTCTTCGATATTGAGGAGGACCAGTCGGGGTTTATTCCGCTGGGTGATGGTCACTGGATGGCGCAGGGCTTCGGCGATGATGTCGCCAGACTTGCGGGAGAGATCGCTGGTTGAATAGGAACCGCTTGACTTAGACAAATGGTTTTTCCTTGTTGCTGTATTTGTTGCAATATACAGCATTTCCAACAATGCTGTCAGTTTGCAAGTTCGAGACGGTACGAACTTGCCCGGCAGGGTAGCTTTGGGGTCCCGCCGTTGCCGCTCAGCCTCTGCCGATTGTGGCCATCGCCAGTTAGAGGCGGCCGTCGGTCCGCCGCCTCTCAGCATCAGAAGCGTCTTTACCGCGAGGATCAAATCGCGCGCACCGCACGAACGGGGATGTCCATCTCCTGCGTGATATCCATAATTATCGACGCCAGTGAACCGAATTCCTCGCCGTTCAACCCAACCAATGTCGGAAACTCGATCTCGACCCCACCGTCATCGGCCGTCAAAGCGTTGATCCAGTTGCCGCCGTTGATGCGGTATTCATGCGTGTCGTCGTCGATCTCCAAATCATCCAGCAGATTGATGGTGAAGCGCCCGAAAATCTCTGTCTCGCCCTGCAGCTGATATTCGGCGATTTCATCCTCTCCGGCGAGAACGCTTCGTTCCAATGCCATCATCCCCTGGATCCGAGCGATTGCCGCGTCGAGCCCTTCGAGCAGGCGATCGTGAAGCTCTCGCGAGAAGTCGCTGTCGCAGCCGAAGCGGTGCGCGAGGACAACGAGCCGAAAGCCGGCAAGCTTGGTGTAGAGCATGAGGTTCTGATCGGTTGTCATAGTGTGATCTCCTTCTTGATGACGGAGATCGGCCACTCCGTGGCAAAGAGGGGTCAAGGACCGCGGAACGCGGCTTACAAGCGGGGGAACCGATTTTGTCGCTTGCGGCAAAATTGGGGGAGACCGCGCCGCCCTTGACGCCGGATTTGCTGGAGTAAAATTGGACGTCAGAGAGGGAAGAGACTCGCGACCCCAAAGGGGTCGCGACCGTTTCCGGCGGAGCCGGCGGGAGTGTCGAGGGAAACCCTGACAGGCAGCCAGGCCGGTCGATCCGGCCTGGCTGCCTCGGTGCACAGTGAGGAAGGAGCCGCCTCACGGCAACTCCTCCCCGGCCTGTTTTGCAAGTTCGGCGCGCGCAGCTTCCAGCTCCGCCTCGATGCGGCGACGCTCCTCGACGGTCGGCGCCTCTCTGGCTTCAAGGCGCAGTTCCTGGATGGTGCGTTCGATGTTGAAGGCGTTTTCGTTCGTCATCGTCATCTCCTTGTTGACGTGAAAGATGACGCCGGCGGTCGTGAGGATCGGGCCGGGTCAAGGTTCGCGTCAGCGACCGGCGGAGCCGGCGCGCGGAGGTGCCGATTTTGTCGGAGCGGAGTGCAACGCAGCGGAGGCAAAATTGGAGGGGCCGCGCGACCTTGAGGCGGCACGGTCCTCATGACAGACTTGGTGATTTGAGCAGACAATCCACGTTTCGTTTGCCACCAGAAAACAGGCGGCAGGGAAAGCCGGCCGCCTCAGATGTGTCACCGCGAAAGCCGGCCCCGATCGCTCGAGGCCGGCTGCCCGTCATTCAGTTCGGGCTATTCCAGAGGATAACCTTTCGGTTCGGCTCGCCGCCGGGGGCTTGTGCGAGATTGCCGAAGATCACGCCGATCTCCGGAGCCTCCAGCTTCACTGAGAGGTATTCCTCGCCGGTCTGGCGGGC belongs to Rhizobium indicum and includes:
- a CDS encoding type II toxin-antitoxin system prevent-host-death family antitoxin, yielding MSKSSGSYSTSDLSRKSGDIIAEALRHPVTITQRNKPRLVLLNIEDYQRLMKQSDRRTAGTIETMPDELVAEFENAVEAYAGDDEAGRT